One Astyanax mexicanus isolate ESR-SI-001 chromosome 3, AstMex3_surface, whole genome shotgun sequence genomic region harbors:
- the sync gene encoding syncoilin: MERLKMESEDSKYEQAYGPLSESEGKFQSLFIEEEDEDYFEDCLDEIEAAFALPSESMDYSQKCREALQAEFNGLMRQMLAQLDDFDATHETKSTPPAFFTESEHVLGSNGFEEVSKFENTDPEAAVSMVVDESEGYITEAGPETSTVTDMKELGTSFESCIEEVSQLERRKEELVQELLELEKPMAEEVQALRAELRDAKNLLSKALVGRQSLQEEMRVVKRRLFFAARDCAQSQLALATQQKEVEQFNQAQDEMKTHVEKLTEEIAQLHSEHQNQLQALQNQKENITQESSKDKTRSYLSQGRRASSDLQQYLQEGIKALEEWYEPRLVALLKRRETSAEAVCKSREQCQELRAQLGPLKEEEQRLGLERARLEERIHLMERQRKENVEQYRETIDLLEESSRELKTELQIQINKIKEVEKIKNSLVKQLYFYREQTEDQHPQDIQMIEEKT; encoded by the exons ATGGAAAGACTGAAAATGGAGAGTGAAGATAGTAAGTATGAGCAAGCCTACGGGCCTCTGTCCGAGTCTGAGGGGAAATTCCAATCCTTATTCATTGAGGAAGAAGATGAGGATTACTTTGAAGATTGTTTGGACGAGATTGAGGCAGCCTTTGCTCTTCCCAGTGAATCCATGGACTATTCGCAGAAATGCCGGGAAGCACTTCAGGCTGAATTTAACGGACTGATGAGGCAGATGTTGGCACAGCTAGATGACTTTGATGCCACCCACGAGACCAAATCCACCCCACCGGCTTTCTTTACAGAAAGTGAGCATGTTTTAGGAAGTAATGGCTTCGAGGAAGTGAGTAAGTTTGAAAACACTGATCCAGAGGCAGCAGTATCTATGGTTGTGGACGAGTCTGAAGGCTACATCACTGAAGCAGGACCAGAGACGTCCACAGTTACAGATATGAAGGAGCTCGGCACGTCATTTGAAAGCTGCATTGAGGAAGTCAGCCAGCTAGAGCGCAGGAAAGAAGAGCTGGTGCAGGAGCTTCTGGAGCTGGAGAAGCCCATGGCGGAGGAGGTTCAGGCTTTGAGGGCTGAGCTGAGGGATGCCAAGAACCTCCTCTCCAAGGCTTTAGTGGGAAGGCAGAGTTTGCAGGAGGAGATGCGAGTGGTCAAGAGACGCTTGTTTTTTGCAGCCAGGGACTGTGCACAGAGCCAGCTGGCCTTAGCCACACAGCAGAAAGAAGTAGAGCAATTTAACCAAGCACAG GATGAGATGAAGACTCACGTTGAGAAGCTGACCGAAGAGATCGCCCAGCTTCATTCTGAACACCAGAACCAACTGCAGGCCCTGCAAAACCAGAAAGAGAACATTACCCAAGAGTCCAGCAAGGATAAGACACGCTCTTACCTTTCACAAGGCCGAAGGGCCTCCAGCGACCTGCAGCAGTACCTCCAGGAAGGAATCAAAGCACTGGAAGAGTGGTACGAGCCCCGACTGGTGGCTTTATTAAAGAGACGAGAGACCAGTGCTGAGGCTGTGTGTAAGTCCAGGGAGCAGTGTCAGGAGCTGAGGGCTCAGCTGGGGCCCCTGAAAGAGGAAGAGCAGAGGTTGGGGCTTGAGAGGGCCCGTCTGGAGGAGCGCATCCATCTGATGGAGAGGCAGAGGAAAGAAAATGTGGAGCAATATCgg gagaCAATAGATCTCCTTGAAGAAAGTAGCCGGGAGTTGAAAACTGAGCTGCAAATTCAGATAAACAAGATTAAGGAAGTGGAGAAAATAAAGAACAGCTTGGTCAAGCAGCTGTACTTCTATAG AGAACAGACAGAAGATCAGCACCCACAGGACATCCAAATGATAGAAGAGAAAACCTGA